TTATGCAAGCGGATTTTCCACACCATTGCTAAACGCAATTCTCCTGCACTTAGCGAGCAAAGATTCTCACTTAAAGTCCTTGGTAACATAGGAATAGATTTATGCGGAAAATACACGCTAAAACCACGCATTTTTGCTTCTAAATCAAGGGCAGAATCTTTTTTAACATAATAACTTACATCTGCAATGGCAATATAAAGCGTAGAATTTTCTTCATCATAAAAAATTGCATCATCGTGATCCTTTGCCCCCACAGGATCAATCGCACAAAATGGCAAATGTGTGCAATCTGCCCTTTCTTTAAAATCCTTTAAACGCACAGGCTTAAAACTCTCTGCTTCTAACTCTGCTTGCAAACTAAAAGATTCTTGCCTATCATACAAACTTAGAGCGATTGTTTCATCAATTTGTGGATCACTTAATGCCCCTAAAATCTCTAAAATCTCACCATTTTTTGGATTAAGTTTTAAAAGCGTATTTGGCGGAAGTGTTTTTAAGGATTTTTGTGTAGCTTTAATTTTATAAGGAATCTCATTTGGAATAGAGATTGCCATACAATCTAATTTGTATTTTTCTAAATAGCATAATACGCTGCTTTGTTTTGTCTCTAGGATTTCAATTACTTTTGCATAAATGCGTGTATTGTGCGATTTATTAAGCATTTTTGAAAGCACAATATCACCCTTTTGTGCGCCTTTTAGCAAATGTTTTTCCACAAGCCAATCTCTCCCATTTCCCTTTGGCAAGGGAATCACAAACCCATATCCTTCTTTTGTAAGCTCCACTTTACCTATACAAAATTTTCTTTTTAAAACATAACGATTTTTACGCACTTCTAGCACATCAAAAACACGCAAAGATTCTAAAAGATTCAAAAAGGATTCTGCAAGCTTGAAATCCAGCGGAATCCCATTATTAAGAAGGTTTAAAAATTCAAGCATCTTCTTCTTTTAAAATCCCATCAAAAATAAATTGATGCTCCTTAGGAAGCGCATTAAAAACATTTAACGCTAACTCTCTAATCTCCCATAAAGCAGCCTTTGAAAGACGCAATGCTAAAAAATTTTGCAAACTTCTTGCATTAATACTCCAAGTAAGCTCTGTTTTATAAGATTCTGGCATTGCAAATTTTGCTAAATCATTACTAATATTTGTAACAAGCAATTTTCTTAAATTTTCTAGTGCGTAAATAGATGCTTCATTAACTGCTTGATTTTCTGTAAAAACTAAAAATTGCTCCGCTCTTTTATAATTTTCACTACAAAGTGGCAAAAAAGATTCCATCTCTTTAAGTTCTTTAAGAGTATAGCGACTAGATTTCACGCTTAAAGATGCCATTCTATGCCTTGCTAACTCTTGCAAACAAGCCCTACTAATCCCTTGGATATAAAAAGTATAATGTAAATGTTCAAGCGTGGAAGCGTGTTTAAATTTATTTCCCACTCTATCAATAAGTTCCTTATCCTTCTCTCCGCCATTATCGCCCTTTTCAAAACTCTGCCAACAAGTCCTTATTGCGTGAGAGCAAATGTTTAATTCTGTATAAGATAATAATTCTATTTGCATTGTTGTCCTTTTTGAAGTTTTAGTCGTTGCACATGCGTAATAGCAATAGCAATAGCATCGGTAATATCTAAAGGTTTAATCTCCCCCTTAATCCCTAAAAGTCTTTTTACCATAAAAGCAACCTGTTCTTTTGCCGCTTTTCCATTACCTGTGAGTGCTTTTTTAACTTGTAAAGGTGTGTATTCTGCAAAATTTCCTAATTCTTGTAAAATTTTAAGACTTAAAGCCCCCCTAAATTGTGCAAGCTTAATCACAGTTTTAGGATTATACGCATAAAACATATCTTCAATCGCAACACTATCAATTTTATGCTGTTTTAACACTAAATCAATTCCTTCTACAAATTCTACAATCTGATCTTGTAAAATTCTCTCTTTAATCTTAATTAATCCCGCTTCAATTAAGGAAATTGCACCATTTTCTAGCTTTATAATCGCATAGCCACAATTCCTACTCCCCGGGTCAATTCCTAAA
The Helicobacter winghamensis ATCC BAA-430 DNA segment above includes these coding regions:
- the thyX gene encoding FAD-dependent thymidylate synthase, with product MQIELLSYTELNICSHAIRTCWQSFEKGDNGGEKDKELIDRVGNKFKHASTLEHLHYTFYIQGISRACLQELARHRMASLSVKSSRYTLKELKEMESFLPLCSENYKRAEQFLVFTENQAVNEASIYALENLRKLLVTNISNDLAKFAMPESYKTELTWSINARSLQNFLALRLSKAALWEIRELALNVFNALPKEHQFIFDGILKEEDA
- the ruvC gene encoding crossover junction endodeoxyribonuclease RuvC; the protein is MNILGIDPGSRNCGYAIIKLENGAISLIEAGLIKIKERILQDQIVEFVEGIDLVLKQHKIDSVAIEDMFYAYNPKTVIKLAQFRGALSLKILQELGNFAEYTPLQVKKALTGNGKAAKEQVAFMVKRLLGIKGEIKPLDITDAIAIAITHVQRLKLQKGQQCK